Proteins co-encoded in one Pseudomonas beijingensis genomic window:
- a CDS encoding GNAT family N-acetyltransferase: MSTSLADWKGVPAPSAQLLEGRFIRLEKLDPARHADGLWQALEGPGADPKLWDYLPYGPFKDRGAFDAWLNNHAANTDPYFFSVIDRASGEVQGILSLMSIVPTQGRIEIGHVTFGAPMQRSPKSTEAVYLLAKESFTLGYRRLEWKCNNANARSKYAAERLGFTFEGVFRQHMVVKGQNRDTAWYSMLDSEWPAIGAGFERWLSDENQREDGQVRGLVECRS; encoded by the coding sequence ATGTCGACTTCACTCGCTGATTGGAAAGGTGTCCCGGCGCCGTCTGCGCAATTGCTCGAAGGGCGCTTCATCCGCCTGGAAAAACTCGACCCGGCGCGGCATGCCGATGGCCTGTGGCAAGCCCTCGAAGGCCCCGGCGCCGACCCGAAACTCTGGGATTACTTGCCCTATGGCCCGTTCAAGGATCGCGGCGCGTTCGATGCCTGGCTGAACAACCACGCCGCCAACACCGACCCGTATTTCTTCAGCGTGATCGACCGCGCCAGCGGCGAGGTGCAGGGCATTCTCAGCCTCATGTCCATAGTCCCGACCCAGGGCCGCATCGAGATTGGCCACGTGACCTTCGGCGCGCCGATGCAGCGCTCGCCGAAAAGCACCGAGGCGGTTTATCTGCTGGCCAAGGAGTCGTTCACCCTGGGTTATCGTCGCCTGGAGTGGAAATGCAACAACGCCAACGCCCGCTCCAAATACGCCGCCGAGCGGCTGGGGTTCACGTTCGAGGGCGTGTTCCGCCAACACATGGTGGTCAAGGGCCAGAACCGCGACACCGCCTGGTACTCGATGCTGGATTCGGAATGGCCCGCCATCGGCGCCGGGTTCGAGCGCTGGTTGAGCGACGAGAACCAGCGTGAGGACGGGCAAGTGCGTGGTTTGGTGGAGTGTCGATCCTAA